In the genome of Vespa crabro chromosome 17, iyVesCrab1.2, whole genome shotgun sequence, one region contains:
- the LOC124429981 gene encoding myelin regulatory factor-like protein isoform X10 has product MEFSWALQHQSSDPVQTGRGHNSDHHDDTVVLNQVSARRLLNVTGRGDFVGGIDNEAFDFSQLEDFINSDSEQPATYFADTLAAEENGSGTTSHGDRVEATGSQQTPQRLPSPIAHNHAVSNACSSGTTTTTVPTGTAYKDPQSYVHPHPLPESPPDSGSEPPYSPPGHHDPQHVHSPHQKAALQEILLHHQGNTSNYPGNLLPSSPRTLATSTDPLLLTHPVLTPHLTSGTTNLSTQQQIAPTLVPLSHEHGNDGINTLYSSLQSAPKKRKLSQDGLVHVKQSLHKEPELGTVEHSCSSSSAVLDGDEVADSNYIDPSYQCIRFHPFQQTSWHVLCDHNLKELPVPHYRVDADKGFNFSNSDDAFVCQKKNHFQITCHAQLQGEAVFVRTGEGLKKINSFQLHFYGVKVESPTQTIRVEQSQSDRSKKPFHPVTVVSRVDLGGERVTKVTVGRLHFSETTSNNMRKKGKPNPDQRYFHLVVGLHAHTADQASYQVVAHASERIIVRNQQHFVQASNPGQFESEGSGVGAEGGWQRGAAPDSVYHAGRVGINTDRPDEALVIHGNMKVTGHIVQPSDARAKQNVQEVDTREQLRNVQQLRVVRYRYAPEFALHSGLGIKPQEDTGVIAQEVQQILPEAVLPAGDIVLPNGQRIENFLVVNKERIFMENVGAVKELCKVTDSLETRIDQLERINKRLAKLKRGDSLKSSVSTVSSISSNKYSSPTNNKSSILGKTKRIEREDELLCSNKFIQIIIVILILIMAFCLVAMATLYFLEYQKRSSLEWSTMASKDMLAVKPVHPAMLSTTPTYDPRLNSLLHSTISSLYTKHGPYTRGLDGGLSLKSNSLTTQTPNTKQQLYSQEITSWYPINHSGPQPKLDKNNEFPGNWLSKNGAGAIPSNVDENDQGTDVDAISNKDPIPLGRPIDCPAHFSELESPCQIYCCSAEIHQLEDPQPDHPPEKKSIYHLEQPLNIHEEKRKSNYKYLHKRTKRETVGADWGEVASNAAGSLPPEPKPQLFIVAKSFNVSLDQRYCTAASPNTPNNISCIIPLSKHMPDMHLTLHFLGMPWFWQTVQQCPVSSTSIDETMVCGWTYTLQQQQTQYIENNNQPGDQSFPLDVAHYLRKTLKFRVPTVQPQENICKNQHGVDYLEFTLHFYRDCNE; this is encoded by the exons GTCGAGGCGACTTCGTTGGAGGAATTGACAACGAAGCCTTTGACTTTTCGCAGTTGGAGGATTTCATTAACAGCGACAGCGAACAACCAGCAAC aTATTTCGCGGACACTCTCGCGGCAGAAGAAAACGGGAGTGGAACGACGAGTCATGGCGATCGAGTTGAAGCAACGGGTAGTCAGCAAACACCACAACGTTTACCTTCACCGATCGCTCACAATCATGCTGTGTCGAACGCATGTTCTTCTggtaccaccactaccaccgtCCCAACCGGTACCGCCTACAAAGATCCACAATCGTACGTTCATCC ACATCCGTTGCCAGAAAGTCCACCGGACAGTGGAAGCGAGCCACCATATTCTCCGCCTGGACACCATGATCCCCAACACGTTCACTCGCCAC ATCAAAAGGCGGCCTTACAAGAAATACTTTTACATCACCAAGGTAATACATCCAATTATCCAGGCAATTTGTTACCATCCTCACCAAGAACATTGGCCACATCTACTGACCCCTTATTGTTGACACATCCGGTCTTAACTCCTCATCTTACATCAGGAACGACGAATTTATCGACTCAACAACAAATAGCACCAACCTTAGTACCGTTGTCGCACGAACATGGTAACGATGGTATTAACACGTTATACTCGTCTCTTCAGTCAGCacctaaaaagagaaaacttaGTCAGGATGGGCTTGTTCATGTCAAACAG TCTTTGCATAAGGAGCCGGAACTTGGTACGGTGGAACATAGTTGCAGCAGTAGCAGTGCTGTTCTCGATGGTGACGAAGTTGCTGACAGTAATTACATTGATCCAAGTTATCAATGCATACGATTTCATCCCTTTCAACAAACTTCTTGGCACGTACTTTGTGATCATAATCTTAAAGAACTTCCTGTACCGCATTACAGAGTCGATGCGGATAAAGGATTTAATTTTAGTAATTCTGACGATGCTTTTGTTTGCCAAAAGAAGAATCATTTTCAG ATCACTTGCCATGCACAATTACAAGGCGAAGCTGTATTCGTACGAACTGGTGAAGGATTGAAGAAGATAAATAGCTttcaattacatttttatggTGTTAAAGTCGAATCGCCGACGCAAACTATCAGAGTAGAACAAAGTCAAAGCGACAGAAGTAAGAAACCCTTTCATCCTGTTAC CGTTGTTTCCAGGGTGGATTTAGGCGGCGAACGTGTTACGAAAGTAACAGTCGGCCGCTTACATTTTAGTGAAACAACGAGTAATAATATgcgtaaaaaaggaaaaccaaATCCAGATCaaagatattttcatttggTTGTTGGTCTTCATGCTCATACAGCAGACCAAGCCAGTTATCAAGTCGTTGCACATGCATCGGAAAGAATAATCGTTAGG AACCAGCAACATTTTGTACAGGCAAGTAATCCAGGGCAATTTGAATCTGAGGGTAGTGGTGTCGGAGCTGAAGGAGGATGGCAAAGAGGTGCTGCACCTGATAGCGTTTATCATGCTGGCCGAGTTGGTATTAATACGGATAGACCGGACGAGGCTCTTGTAATTCATGGGAATATGAAG GTTACTGGTCATATAGTTCAACCAAGCGATGCAAGAGCTAAACAAAATGTTCAAGAAGTGGATACACGTGAACAATTGAGAAATGTACAACAGCTTCGTGTTGTAAGATATCGATATGCTCCAGAATTTGCCTTACATTCAGGTTTGGGAATAAAACCACAAGAAGATACCGGTGTTATAGCTCAAGAGGTACAACAAATTTTACCGGAAGCTGTACTTCCGGCCGGCGATATTGTTCTTCCAAATGGTcaaagaattgaaaattttttggtCGTTAATAAAGAACGAATATTCATGGAAAATGTAGGGGCCGTGAAAGAACTTTGTAAA GTAACAGATAGTTTGGAAACTAGAATAGATCAACtagaaagaataaacaaacGCCTTGCTAAATTAAAAAGAGGCGACAGTCTTAAAAGTTCCGTCAGTACGGTATCTAGCATATCGAGTAATAAATACTCATCGCCTACTAATAACAAATCGTCTATCcttggaaaaacaaaaaggattgAAAGAGAGGACGAACTTTTATgcagtaataaatttatacaaattattatcgttatacttATATTGATCATGGCATtttg TCTCGTTGCAATGgcaacattatattttttggaaTATCAGAAACGTAGTAGCCTCGAATGGTCTACAATGGCAAGTAAAGATATGCTGGCTGTGAAACCTGTTCATCCAGCAATGTTATCAACAACTCCAACATACGATCCTAGATTGAATTCTTTATTACATAGTACAATATCTTCTTTATATACAAAACACGGTCCGTATACGAGAGGTTTAGACGGTGGATTATCCTTAAAAAGTAATTCATTAACAACACAAACGCCTAACACGAAACAACAATTATATTCGCAAGAAATAACTTCGTGGTATCCGATAAATCATTCGGGACCACAACCAAAGctcgataaaaataa cgaATTTCCTGGGAATTGGTTGAGTAAAAACGGTGCAGGTGCCATTCCTAGTAATGTAGACGAAAATGATCAAGGAACAGACGTTGATGCAATATCAAACAAGGATCCGATTCCTTTAGGAAGACCAATTGATTGTCCTGCACATTTTAGTGAACTCGAAAGTCCATGTCAG atttattgtTGCTCTGCTGAAATTCATCAATTGGAAGATCCACAACCAGATCATCCACCAGAGAAAAAATCTATTT ATCATCTGGAGCAACCTTTAAATATTCATGAAGAGAAGCGTAAA agcAATTACAAATATCTACATAAAAGGACAAAACGAGAAACTGTTGGTGCAGATTGGGGAGAAGTAGCTAGTAACGCTGCTGGTTCTTTACCACCAGAACCTAAACCCCAATTGTTTATAGTTGCCAAAAGCTTTAATGTCTCCTTAGATCAACGATATTGCACTGCTGCCTCACCAAATACTCCAAACAATATTAGTTGTATTATACCATTATCTAAACATATGCCTGATATGCATCTTACGTTACACTTtct TGGTATGCCTTGGTTTTGGCAAACGGTGCAACAATGTCCAGTATCATCGACATCTATTGACGAAACAATGGTATGCGGTTGGACTTATACtttgcaacaacaacaaacacaatatattgaaaataacaatcaaCCAGGCGATCAATCTTTTCCTTTGGATGTAGCACATTATCTCAGGAAAACGTTAAAATTTCGTGTACCCACTGTACAGCCCCAAGAA aatATCTGTAAGAATCAACACGGCGTTGATTATTTAGAATTCACATTGCACTTTTATCGGGACtgcaatgaataa
- the LOC124429981 gene encoding myelin regulatory factor isoform X5, producing the protein MEFSWALQHQSSDPVQTGRGHNSDHHDDTVVLNQVSARRLLNVTGRGDFVGGIDNEAFDFSQLEDFINSDSEQPATYFADTLAAEENGSGTTSHGDRVEATGSQQTPQRLPSPIAHNHAVSNACSSGTTTTTVPTGTAYKDPQSHPLPESPPDSGSEPPYSPPGHHDPQHVHSPHQKAALQEILLHHQGNTSNYPGNLLPSSPRTLATSTDPLLLTHPVLTPHLTSGTTNLSTQQQIAPTLVPLSHEHGNDGINTLYSSLQSAPKKRKLSQDGLVHVKQSLHKEPELGTVEHSCSSSSAVLDGDEVADSNYIDPSYQCIRFHPFQQTSWHVLCDHNLKELPVPHYRVDADKGFNFSNSDDAFVCQKKNHFQITCHAQLQGEAVFVRTGEGLKKINSFQLHFYGVKVESPTQTIRVEQSQSDRSKKPFHPVTVVSRVDLGGERVTKVTVGRLHFSETTSNNMRKKGKPNPDQRYFHLVVGLHAHTADQASYQVVAHASERIIVRNQQHFVQASNPGQFESEGSGVGAEGGWQRGAAPDSVYHAGRVGINTDRPDEALVIHGNMKVTGHIVQPSDARAKQNVQEVDTREQLRNVQQLRVVRYRYAPEFALHSGLGIKPQEDTGVIAQEVQQILPEAVLPAGDIVLPNGQRIENFLVVNKERIFMENVGAVKELCKVTDSLETRIDQLERINKRLAKLKRGDSLKSSVSTVSSISSNKYSSPTNNKSSILGKTKRIEREDELLCSNKFIQIIIVILILIMAFCLVAMATLYFLEYQKRSSLEWSTMASKDMLAVKPVHPAMLSTTPTYDPRLNSLLHSTISSLYTKHGPYTRGLDGGLSLKSNSLTTQTPNTKQQLYSQEITSWYPINHSGPQPKLDKNNEFPGNWLSKNGAGAIPSNVDENDQGTDVDAISNKDPIPLGRPIDCPAHFSELESPCQIYCCSAEIHQLEDPQPDHPPEKKSISDHLEQPLNIHEEKRKVSKGFQNGINPSDPSTQTLVKESNYKYLHKRTKRETVGADWGEVASNAAGSLPPEPKPQLFIVAKSFNVSLDQRYCTAASPNTPNNISCIIPLSKHMPDMHLTLHFLGMPWFWQTVQQCPVSSTSIDETMVCGWTYTLQQQQTQYIENNNQPGDQSFPLDVAHYLRKTLKFRVPTVQPQENICKNQHGVDYLEFTLHFYRDCNE; encoded by the exons GTCGAGGCGACTTCGTTGGAGGAATTGACAACGAAGCCTTTGACTTTTCGCAGTTGGAGGATTTCATTAACAGCGACAGCGAACAACCAGCAAC aTATTTCGCGGACACTCTCGCGGCAGAAGAAAACGGGAGTGGAACGACGAGTCATGGCGATCGAGTTGAAGCAACGGGTAGTCAGCAAACACCACAACGTTTACCTTCACCGATCGCTCACAATCATGCTGTGTCGAACGCATGTTCTTCTggtaccaccactaccaccgtCCCAACCGGTACCGCCTACAAAGATCCACAATC ACATCCGTTGCCAGAAAGTCCACCGGACAGTGGAAGCGAGCCACCATATTCTCCGCCTGGACACCATGATCCCCAACACGTTCACTCGCCAC ATCAAAAGGCGGCCTTACAAGAAATACTTTTACATCACCAAGGTAATACATCCAATTATCCAGGCAATTTGTTACCATCCTCACCAAGAACATTGGCCACATCTACTGACCCCTTATTGTTGACACATCCGGTCTTAACTCCTCATCTTACATCAGGAACGACGAATTTATCGACTCAACAACAAATAGCACCAACCTTAGTACCGTTGTCGCACGAACATGGTAACGATGGTATTAACACGTTATACTCGTCTCTTCAGTCAGCacctaaaaagagaaaacttaGTCAGGATGGGCTTGTTCATGTCAAACAG TCTTTGCATAAGGAGCCGGAACTTGGTACGGTGGAACATAGTTGCAGCAGTAGCAGTGCTGTTCTCGATGGTGACGAAGTTGCTGACAGTAATTACATTGATCCAAGTTATCAATGCATACGATTTCATCCCTTTCAACAAACTTCTTGGCACGTACTTTGTGATCATAATCTTAAAGAACTTCCTGTACCGCATTACAGAGTCGATGCGGATAAAGGATTTAATTTTAGTAATTCTGACGATGCTTTTGTTTGCCAAAAGAAGAATCATTTTCAG ATCACTTGCCATGCACAATTACAAGGCGAAGCTGTATTCGTACGAACTGGTGAAGGATTGAAGAAGATAAATAGCTttcaattacatttttatggTGTTAAAGTCGAATCGCCGACGCAAACTATCAGAGTAGAACAAAGTCAAAGCGACAGAAGTAAGAAACCCTTTCATCCTGTTAC CGTTGTTTCCAGGGTGGATTTAGGCGGCGAACGTGTTACGAAAGTAACAGTCGGCCGCTTACATTTTAGTGAAACAACGAGTAATAATATgcgtaaaaaaggaaaaccaaATCCAGATCaaagatattttcatttggTTGTTGGTCTTCATGCTCATACAGCAGACCAAGCCAGTTATCAAGTCGTTGCACATGCATCGGAAAGAATAATCGTTAGG AACCAGCAACATTTTGTACAGGCAAGTAATCCAGGGCAATTTGAATCTGAGGGTAGTGGTGTCGGAGCTGAAGGAGGATGGCAAAGAGGTGCTGCACCTGATAGCGTTTATCATGCTGGCCGAGTTGGTATTAATACGGATAGACCGGACGAGGCTCTTGTAATTCATGGGAATATGAAG GTTACTGGTCATATAGTTCAACCAAGCGATGCAAGAGCTAAACAAAATGTTCAAGAAGTGGATACACGTGAACAATTGAGAAATGTACAACAGCTTCGTGTTGTAAGATATCGATATGCTCCAGAATTTGCCTTACATTCAGGTTTGGGAATAAAACCACAAGAAGATACCGGTGTTATAGCTCAAGAGGTACAACAAATTTTACCGGAAGCTGTACTTCCGGCCGGCGATATTGTTCTTCCAAATGGTcaaagaattgaaaattttttggtCGTTAATAAAGAACGAATATTCATGGAAAATGTAGGGGCCGTGAAAGAACTTTGTAAA GTAACAGATAGTTTGGAAACTAGAATAGATCAACtagaaagaataaacaaacGCCTTGCTAAATTAAAAAGAGGCGACAGTCTTAAAAGTTCCGTCAGTACGGTATCTAGCATATCGAGTAATAAATACTCATCGCCTACTAATAACAAATCGTCTATCcttggaaaaacaaaaaggattgAAAGAGAGGACGAACTTTTATgcagtaataaatttatacaaattattatcgttatacttATATTGATCATGGCATtttg TCTCGTTGCAATGgcaacattatattttttggaaTATCAGAAACGTAGTAGCCTCGAATGGTCTACAATGGCAAGTAAAGATATGCTGGCTGTGAAACCTGTTCATCCAGCAATGTTATCAACAACTCCAACATACGATCCTAGATTGAATTCTTTATTACATAGTACAATATCTTCTTTATATACAAAACACGGTCCGTATACGAGAGGTTTAGACGGTGGATTATCCTTAAAAAGTAATTCATTAACAACACAAACGCCTAACACGAAACAACAATTATATTCGCAAGAAATAACTTCGTGGTATCCGATAAATCATTCGGGACCACAACCAAAGctcgataaaaataa cgaATTTCCTGGGAATTGGTTGAGTAAAAACGGTGCAGGTGCCATTCCTAGTAATGTAGACGAAAATGATCAAGGAACAGACGTTGATGCAATATCAAACAAGGATCCGATTCCTTTAGGAAGACCAATTGATTGTCCTGCACATTTTAGTGAACTCGAAAGTCCATGTCAG atttattgtTGCTCTGCTGAAATTCATCAATTGGAAGATCCACAACCAGATCATCCACCAGAGAAAAAATCTATTT cAGATCATCTGGAGCAACCTTTAAATATTCATGAAGAGAAGCGTAAAGTAAGCAAAGGTTTTCAAAATGGCATTAATCCATCTGATCCTAGCACACAAACTCTCGTAAAAGAG agcAATTACAAATATCTACATAAAAGGACAAAACGAGAAACTGTTGGTGCAGATTGGGGAGAAGTAGCTAGTAACGCTGCTGGTTCTTTACCACCAGAACCTAAACCCCAATTGTTTATAGTTGCCAAAAGCTTTAATGTCTCCTTAGATCAACGATATTGCACTGCTGCCTCACCAAATACTCCAAACAATATTAGTTGTATTATACCATTATCTAAACATATGCCTGATATGCATCTTACGTTACACTTtct TGGTATGCCTTGGTTTTGGCAAACGGTGCAACAATGTCCAGTATCATCGACATCTATTGACGAAACAATGGTATGCGGTTGGACTTATACtttgcaacaacaacaaacacaatatattgaaaataacaatcaaCCAGGCGATCAATCTTTTCCTTTGGATGTAGCACATTATCTCAGGAAAACGTTAAAATTTCGTGTACCCACTGTACAGCCCCAAGAA aatATCTGTAAGAATCAACACGGCGTTGATTATTTAGAATTCACATTGCACTTTTATCGGGACtgcaatgaataa
- the LOC124429981 gene encoding myelin regulatory factor-like protein isoform X4 has translation MEFSWALQHQSSDPVQTGRGHNSDHHDDTVVLNQVSARRLLNVTGRGDFVGGIDNEAFDFSQLEDFINSDSEQPATYFADTLAAEENGSGTTSHGDRVEATGSQQTPQRLPSPIAHNHAVSNACSSGTTTTTVPTGTAYKDPQSYVHPHPLPESPPDSGSEPPYSPPGHHDPQHVHSPHQKAALQEILLHHQGNTSNYPGNLLPSSPRTLATSTDPLLLTHPVLTPHLTSGTTNLSTQQQIAPTLVPLSHEHGNDGINTLYSSLQSAPKKRKLSQDGLVHVKQSLHKEPELGTVEHSCSSSSAVLDGDEVADSNYIDPSYQCIRFHPFQQTSWHVLCDHNLKELPVPHYRVDADKGFNFSNSDDAFVCQKKNHFQITCHAQLQGEAVFVRTGEGLKKINSFQLHFYGVKVESPTQTIRVEQSQSDRSKKPFHPVTVDLGGERVTKVTVGRLHFSETTSNNMRKKGKPNPDQRYFHLVVGLHAHTADQASYQVVAHASERIIVRNQQHFVQASNPGQFESEGSGVGAEGGWQRGAAPDSVYHAGRVGINTDRPDEALVIHGNMKVTGHIVQPSDARAKQNVQEVDTREQLRNVQQLRVVRYRYAPEFALHSGLGIKPQEDTGVIAQEVQQILPEAVLPAGDIVLPNGQRIENFLVVNKERIFMENVGAVKELCKVTDSLETRIDQLERINKRLAKLKRGDSLKSSVSTVSSISSNKYSSPTNNKSSILGKTKRIEREDELLCSNKFIQIIIVILILIMAFCLVAMATLYFLEYQKRSSLEWSTMASKDMLAVKPVHPAMLSTTPTYDPRLNSLLHSTISSLYTKHGPYTRGLDGGLSLKSNSLTTQTPNTKQQLYSQEITSWYPINHSGPQPKLDKNNEFPGNWLSKNGAGAIPSNVDENDQGTDVDAISNKDPIPLGRPIDCPAHFSELESPCQIYCCSAEIHQLEDPQPDHPPEKKSISDHLEQPLNIHEEKRKVSKGFQNGINPSDPSTQTLVKESNYKYLHKRTKRETVGADWGEVASNAAGSLPPEPKPQLFIVAKSFNVSLDQRYCTAASPNTPNNISCIIPLSKHMPDMHLTLHFLGMPWFWQTVQQCPVSSTSIDETMVCGWTYTLQQQQTQYIENNNQPGDQSFPLDVAHYLRKTLKFRVPTVQPQENICKNQHGVDYLEFTLHFYRDCNE, from the exons GTCGAGGCGACTTCGTTGGAGGAATTGACAACGAAGCCTTTGACTTTTCGCAGTTGGAGGATTTCATTAACAGCGACAGCGAACAACCAGCAAC aTATTTCGCGGACACTCTCGCGGCAGAAGAAAACGGGAGTGGAACGACGAGTCATGGCGATCGAGTTGAAGCAACGGGTAGTCAGCAAACACCACAACGTTTACCTTCACCGATCGCTCACAATCATGCTGTGTCGAACGCATGTTCTTCTggtaccaccactaccaccgtCCCAACCGGTACCGCCTACAAAGATCCACAATCGTACGTTCATCC ACATCCGTTGCCAGAAAGTCCACCGGACAGTGGAAGCGAGCCACCATATTCTCCGCCTGGACACCATGATCCCCAACACGTTCACTCGCCAC ATCAAAAGGCGGCCTTACAAGAAATACTTTTACATCACCAAGGTAATACATCCAATTATCCAGGCAATTTGTTACCATCCTCACCAAGAACATTGGCCACATCTACTGACCCCTTATTGTTGACACATCCGGTCTTAACTCCTCATCTTACATCAGGAACGACGAATTTATCGACTCAACAACAAATAGCACCAACCTTAGTACCGTTGTCGCACGAACATGGTAACGATGGTATTAACACGTTATACTCGTCTCTTCAGTCAGCacctaaaaagagaaaacttaGTCAGGATGGGCTTGTTCATGTCAAACAG TCTTTGCATAAGGAGCCGGAACTTGGTACGGTGGAACATAGTTGCAGCAGTAGCAGTGCTGTTCTCGATGGTGACGAAGTTGCTGACAGTAATTACATTGATCCAAGTTATCAATGCATACGATTTCATCCCTTTCAACAAACTTCTTGGCACGTACTTTGTGATCATAATCTTAAAGAACTTCCTGTACCGCATTACAGAGTCGATGCGGATAAAGGATTTAATTTTAGTAATTCTGACGATGCTTTTGTTTGCCAAAAGAAGAATCATTTTCAG ATCACTTGCCATGCACAATTACAAGGCGAAGCTGTATTCGTACGAACTGGTGAAGGATTGAAGAAGATAAATAGCTttcaattacatttttatggTGTTAAAGTCGAATCGCCGACGCAAACTATCAGAGTAGAACAAAGTCAAAGCGACAGAAGTAAGAAACCCTTTCATCCTGTTAC GGTGGATTTAGGCGGCGAACGTGTTACGAAAGTAACAGTCGGCCGCTTACATTTTAGTGAAACAACGAGTAATAATATgcgtaaaaaaggaaaaccaaATCCAGATCaaagatattttcatttggTTGTTGGTCTTCATGCTCATACAGCAGACCAAGCCAGTTATCAAGTCGTTGCACATGCATCGGAAAGAATAATCGTTAGG AACCAGCAACATTTTGTACAGGCAAGTAATCCAGGGCAATTTGAATCTGAGGGTAGTGGTGTCGGAGCTGAAGGAGGATGGCAAAGAGGTGCTGCACCTGATAGCGTTTATCATGCTGGCCGAGTTGGTATTAATACGGATAGACCGGACGAGGCTCTTGTAATTCATGGGAATATGAAG GTTACTGGTCATATAGTTCAACCAAGCGATGCAAGAGCTAAACAAAATGTTCAAGAAGTGGATACACGTGAACAATTGAGAAATGTACAACAGCTTCGTGTTGTAAGATATCGATATGCTCCAGAATTTGCCTTACATTCAGGTTTGGGAATAAAACCACAAGAAGATACCGGTGTTATAGCTCAAGAGGTACAACAAATTTTACCGGAAGCTGTACTTCCGGCCGGCGATATTGTTCTTCCAAATGGTcaaagaattgaaaattttttggtCGTTAATAAAGAACGAATATTCATGGAAAATGTAGGGGCCGTGAAAGAACTTTGTAAA GTAACAGATAGTTTGGAAACTAGAATAGATCAACtagaaagaataaacaaacGCCTTGCTAAATTAAAAAGAGGCGACAGTCTTAAAAGTTCCGTCAGTACGGTATCTAGCATATCGAGTAATAAATACTCATCGCCTACTAATAACAAATCGTCTATCcttggaaaaacaaaaaggattgAAAGAGAGGACGAACTTTTATgcagtaataaatttatacaaattattatcgttatacttATATTGATCATGGCATtttg TCTCGTTGCAATGgcaacattatattttttggaaTATCAGAAACGTAGTAGCCTCGAATGGTCTACAATGGCAAGTAAAGATATGCTGGCTGTGAAACCTGTTCATCCAGCAATGTTATCAACAACTCCAACATACGATCCTAGATTGAATTCTTTATTACATAGTACAATATCTTCTTTATATACAAAACACGGTCCGTATACGAGAGGTTTAGACGGTGGATTATCCTTAAAAAGTAATTCATTAACAACACAAACGCCTAACACGAAACAACAATTATATTCGCAAGAAATAACTTCGTGGTATCCGATAAATCATTCGGGACCACAACCAAAGctcgataaaaataa cgaATTTCCTGGGAATTGGTTGAGTAAAAACGGTGCAGGTGCCATTCCTAGTAATGTAGACGAAAATGATCAAGGAACAGACGTTGATGCAATATCAAACAAGGATCCGATTCCTTTAGGAAGACCAATTGATTGTCCTGCACATTTTAGTGAACTCGAAAGTCCATGTCAG atttattgtTGCTCTGCTGAAATTCATCAATTGGAAGATCCACAACCAGATCATCCACCAGAGAAAAAATCTATTT cAGATCATCTGGAGCAACCTTTAAATATTCATGAAGAGAAGCGTAAAGTAAGCAAAGGTTTTCAAAATGGCATTAATCCATCTGATCCTAGCACACAAACTCTCGTAAAAGAG agcAATTACAAATATCTACATAAAAGGACAAAACGAGAAACTGTTGGTGCAGATTGGGGAGAAGTAGCTAGTAACGCTGCTGGTTCTTTACCACCAGAACCTAAACCCCAATTGTTTATAGTTGCCAAAAGCTTTAATGTCTCCTTAGATCAACGATATTGCACTGCTGCCTCACCAAATACTCCAAACAATATTAGTTGTATTATACCATTATCTAAACATATGCCTGATATGCATCTTACGTTACACTTtct TGGTATGCCTTGGTTTTGGCAAACGGTGCAACAATGTCCAGTATCATCGACATCTATTGACGAAACAATGGTATGCGGTTGGACTTATACtttgcaacaacaacaaacacaatatattgaaaataacaatcaaCCAGGCGATCAATCTTTTCCTTTGGATGTAGCACATTATCTCAGGAAAACGTTAAAATTTCGTGTACCCACTGTACAGCCCCAAGAA aatATCTGTAAGAATCAACACGGCGTTGATTATTTAGAATTCACATTGCACTTTTATCGGGACtgcaatgaataa